In the Candidatus Nealsonbacteria bacterium genome, GAAGACATCAAAAAAACTCCCCTATAAAGGGGAGTTTTTTTATTACCCGAGCGTAGTGAGGAGCGGAGATGAAGGCAAACCCCAAAGGGGGCAAACTTCATCGACTATCGGCGACCCCCAAACCTCTTTTTCTTTAACCAAACTCGGCAAAACAATCGCCCTGGAAACCGCCAAATCCTTCCGCCAAAGAAAATTGTTTAAGTGAATATGAAGTTAAAAAATCTACCCAAAACCGACCGCCCCCGCGAAAAATTAATCCAAAAGGGCACCGAAAATTTGAGAGACGAGAAACCTTTAGCTATTTTGTTGGGAACGGGCAGAGAAAATTGATTTCATTTTTGTATTATGGTAATATTTAACTATAATTATAGTAATATTTAACAATATGATTTTATTGCGTTCAAAAATAACCAAAAAAGTTCTTAATTTGTTATTCTTGAATGAAAAAGAGAGTTTTTATGTTAACGAATTAGCTAAATTGTTAAAAGAAGACCCTTCCAATGTCTATAAAAAACTTCTTGAACTCAAAAAAGAAGGAGTGCTTTCTGATGAATTTCGGGGAAAAGAAAGATATTTTTTTCTGAACAGAAAATACCCCTTTTTAAAAGAATATAAAAAAATCATTCTAAAAGGTTTTGGATTTGAAAAAATTTTGAAAGAAAAATTAAGTAAACTAAAAAACATTGACTCTGTTTATATTTTTGGTTCCTATGCTAAAAACCGACTCTCTTTGGAAAGCGATATTGATGTTTTGATTGTGGGAGATTTCGACACCTTAAAGGTCCAAAAAGTAATTCTGGAAATCCAAAAATTAACCGGTAGGGAAATAAATTCTGTGGAATTAACAAAAAAAGAATTTGAAAAAAGAATGCGCAAAAAAGACCCATTTTTAAAAGATATTTTTTCTAAAGAGTATATAAAACTCTTATGACCTACGGAAGCTTTTCTTATGGTTCAACAAGTTATGGTGGTAGCGTTCCTTTTAGGAGATTAACTTTCGATACAAAATTTTTTCAAAAGAAAAGGTTTGAAAATAAAACTGTTTTAAAATATTTTCGTAATACTACTAAAGATTTAGGTATTGCCGTTCGTAGCAAAGAACCGGAAGTAATATTTAATTTTTCTTACTCTGCTTTGGTTAAAATCGGCATTGTTCTAATTTTTGTTTGCGGTTACCGGGTGAAAAGCAGGGTTGGTCATCATATTAAGATTTTAGAAAAATTATCTCAAATTTTGAATGATGAAAATATAGAAATTATTGGAGACAGAATGAGAAAAAAGAGAAATTTAGATTTATACGAGGGAGGAATAATTATTTCCCAAAGAGAAGCGAAAGATTATTTAGATTTCACAAAAAGAATTATTAAAAAAGCAGAAGAATATTTAAAAAATCAAAAATCGTTGTTTTAAAACAGGAAAAACTTAATGATAAAAAAATGACAAAAATGAAAGACCTACCCAAAACCGACCGCCCCCGCGAAAAATTAATCCAAAAAAGCCCTCAAAATTTAAAAGACGATTTTTAAGGATTATGATAAAATAAAAATATGAAATCAAAGGAAATTGAATTAATTGAAAAAAGATATTTTGAAGAGATTTATTTTTTTGTAGAAAAAAATCTTGCGTGGTTTCTTGAAAGATTAAAATCAAAGAATAAGATAAAGAAAGATTGGCTTGGGGTATTTAAAGCAACGAGCCGAGAAGCATATAACAAGTCTTCAGAACTAGACATCGGTGCTGAAAGGGTAGTTCATAACTTATTTGGGCAATATAGAATATTTGCAGTCAATTCTTCACCTATTGGTTCAGATCTGATGTTTGAAACCCCGGATGCTTTTATACATTTAGAAATTAAAACCGCTACCGATTCTAACCCCGCAGACTTTAAAGGAAAAATACAAATAGCTCAAAATCAAACGACTTACGGAATTGATAAAACAGCAAGGGGAAATTATTATCCATTTATACCTAGTTTGCCGAAAGTCTATTCAAATGGGAAAATCTGCTTAACTTACGTAATCCAAATAATACACAATAATTTAGAGAACTTACCCAAAATTATAGTTTTATTTTCAATACCTAACGGATTACTAAAATCTACTTATGGCAATTGTATTAACGCTGGTAAGCATATGAAAGAGCTAAATAGATTGCACTCAAGAGGAGATATAAGATTTTTATATAAGAAAGCTAAAAGATTCCAAAACTTAAAAGGAGAACCACAGAGGATAAAAGTTATTTATCCTAAAAAATACTCCAAGAAATTGCTTAAAGATTATCTAGGGTTAGAAGAATTATAACACTTTAATTTTACCACACCTTTTTCTTATAATATTTAGGTAATCTTTCTGTAATTCTATACCGATTGACCTTCTATTGAGTTCTTTCGCAACTTTTAAGCTTGTTCCACTTCCAGCAAATGGATCCAAGACAATTCCATTTTCAGGACAACATGACAATATTGCTCTTTTAGGTAATTCTTCAGGGAATATTGCAAAATGGGAATCCTGTGATTTTCCTGTAGCAAAATCCCAAACATCACCTGGATTTTTTCCTAATTCGTGTGGCTTTACGGTTTGTAAAACATAATGTTCTTTTATCATAATTTTATCATATCTGTCGTCTTTGATATCCAAAATATTCTTTAGTTTTGGCCAATCTTCTGGTTTAGGTAGACATCTCCCACCCTTATCTGTTCTGAACCAATGTCCAGCAGTATCTTTGTAACCAAATATTTTATCTATTTTTTTAGACGATATTCCTTTATTCTTTCTATATTTTTTTATAAAGTGTATTATTTCTAACTCTAGATTACTGTCTATTTTGTGTTTTCTTTGTCTAGAATAAAATTCTCCATATACAGACATCCTTGCACCTGGTGAAGCGCCTAAATTTATTTTGTTAGTATTTTTAAATTTACCATTGTACCCATTTTTATTATTTATTTTATCTTTCCACTTTTCGTATTCTTCGATGGACAATGTGAGTGGTAATTCTAATTCTTGATTAGACTCCTCTACTAATAAAGTCCTTTGTCTGGGACTTTTTTCTTTTTCATTATTATTTTTATGTGGGATTCTAATAGAATCTAAATCAAAATAATATTCAGGAGTTAGGTAGTTATCTGGTTTTTTAACGAATAAAAATATTGGTTCATA is a window encoding:
- a CDS encoding nucleotidyltransferase domain-containing protein is translated as MILLRSKITKKVLNLLFLNEKESFYVNELAKLLKEDPSNVYKKLLELKKEGVLSDEFRGKERYFFLNRKYPFLKEYKKIILKGFGFEKILKEKLSKLKNIDSVYIFGSYAKNRLSLESDIDVLIVGDFDTLKVQKVILEIQKLTGREINSVELTKKEFEKRMRKKDPFLKDIFSKEYIKLL